One genomic window of Corynebacterium massiliense DSM 45435 includes the following:
- a CDS encoding RDD family protein produces MTMERLVLTGRRILAWWIDAFAVGAVVIVLRWIINAITAHTGALTTAPADGLLNGTAQTTYETIAWAVFFYVYRVIFEGRYRTSLGKWSLGLEVVSPYPSYQVAAVRNSWLLLTLVGIWVYPWQDIIPIVVGATMFIWGQHVFDKLAGAIVPEKMR; encoded by the coding sequence ATGACTATGGAGCGACTCGTCCTCACCGGCCGCCGCATCCTCGCGTGGTGGATCGATGCCTTCGCCGTGGGTGCGGTGGTCATCGTCCTGCGGTGGATCATCAACGCCATCACCGCTCACACCGGCGCACTCACCACCGCGCCCGCCGATGGCCTGCTCAACGGCACCGCCCAAACCACCTACGAAACCATCGCCTGGGCCGTATTCTTCTACGTCTACCGGGTCATCTTTGAAGGCCGCTACCGCACCTCGCTGGGCAAGTGGTCGCTCGGCCTCGAGGTGGTCAGCCCCTACCCCAGCTACCAAGTCGCCGCCGTCCGCAACAGCTGGTTGCTTCTCACCCTCGTCGGTATTTGGGTGTACCCGTGGCAAGACATCATTCCCATCGTGGTGGGCGCGACCATGTTCATCTGGGGCCAGCACGTCTTTGACAAGCTCGCCGGCGCCATCGTCCCAGAAAAGATGCGGTAG
- a CDS encoding AAA family ATPase, whose translation MLTKNIVPSGEGNNNAHTMNSFELVVSRAEESGLNVRVTEAGKQASIQTPGHSGRDLGTSISYNEARQCTLVHVHNEPTGATEEFLRHIGLELKDLYDNTYSDRYDYSDGFRVIRGRGKKFSQKCPHGSVPSRCTHGCKATIRSLYGVDSLTAPGAVYVVEGEKDVKEIRRNWRSAAVSQAGGSNNDPSKADWSPLKGRDVVIIADNDKPGHKRAQSLSIYLQGLGLDRPESIRVTTAAGAANDAAEHILAGYSPDDLEELEPKIGRRRVRLVAASTVKTESVDWLIDQWIPRGMLTLLAGREGVGKSTIACSWVAQFSRQGMKCAYLNSEDSRSYTVRPRLEAAGANLDNVFFIDVDTETGREGQLRLPADTDLLFNELSSEGVEFVVLDAAKSAMDPRLDGYRDDDIRQFLEPLAANADKHGITILGLAHFGKREGKDTGRLMLGSIAWSQIARSVLSAAVDEDEGRLIVTNTKSNLARGKVSREARLVSHPLVLDDGTKTELGTIQWGEFTDTAATDFLDSTIANNEDDRTEAEAWLEDYLTLHGPSTRAAVFKAAAREKIASERTIKRAFKKLGGTSEQAGFPRQATWSLPSRDSEATKRPRACQSGPTGPTGNDQQKLIGPTVAESQLGHVLKSGPTENQTTSRAATTDVRNLVLNCLSPDNGMTIKTLKGCFTKKDLAQIGDIGTVLNALTDEGLVTRDGKGKFSRSQAAA comes from the coding sequence ATGTTGACAAAAAACATTGTACCTAGCGGCGAGGGAAACAACAACGCACACACCATGAACTCCTTCGAGTTAGTGGTATCCCGCGCTGAAGAATCTGGGTTGAACGTTCGCGTCACCGAAGCGGGTAAGCAAGCCAGCATTCAGACCCCTGGACATTCAGGGCGCGACTTGGGAACGAGCATCTCCTACAACGAAGCGAGGCAATGCACGCTCGTTCATGTACACAACGAGCCGACTGGGGCTACAGAAGAGTTCCTCCGCCATATTGGACTCGAGCTAAAAGACCTCTACGACAACACGTATTCTGACCGCTACGACTACTCGGATGGGTTCAGGGTCATTCGTGGACGCGGCAAGAAGTTTAGTCAAAAATGCCCTCACGGTTCCGTGCCGTCTCGCTGCACTCACGGATGTAAAGCAACGATCCGTTCCCTCTACGGCGTAGACAGTCTCACCGCTCCCGGTGCCGTGTACGTCGTTGAAGGTGAAAAGGACGTTAAAGAGATACGTCGCAACTGGCGATCTGCTGCTGTCTCGCAGGCGGGAGGCAGCAACAACGACCCTTCTAAAGCCGATTGGTCACCGCTCAAGGGGCGCGACGTAGTCATCATCGCCGACAACGACAAGCCTGGACACAAACGAGCACAATCACTTTCCATTTACCTCCAGGGCTTAGGCCTTGACCGACCAGAATCTATCCGCGTCACTACCGCAGCTGGAGCTGCCAACGACGCCGCCGAACATATTCTGGCAGGCTACAGCCCCGATGACTTGGAGGAGTTGGAGCCAAAGATTGGGCGTCGCCGCGTGCGATTAGTCGCCGCGTCAACCGTGAAAACCGAAAGCGTCGACTGGCTTATTGATCAGTGGATCCCCCGTGGAATGCTCACCTTGCTAGCAGGGCGCGAAGGCGTCGGTAAATCCACTATCGCGTGTTCTTGGGTCGCCCAGTTCTCCCGCCAGGGCATGAAGTGCGCTTACCTCAACTCGGAAGACTCGCGTTCCTACACCGTCCGCCCCCGTTTGGAAGCAGCTGGGGCCAATCTCGACAACGTTTTCTTCATCGACGTTGACACTGAAACTGGCCGCGAAGGTCAACTACGGCTACCCGCCGATACGGACTTGCTGTTCAACGAGCTCTCTAGTGAAGGCGTGGAATTTGTCGTACTTGACGCTGCAAAGTCTGCAATGGATCCGAGACTAGACGGGTACCGAGATGACGACATTAGGCAGTTTCTCGAACCTCTTGCCGCAAATGCAGATAAGCACGGGATAACCATCTTGGGGCTTGCGCACTTCGGTAAACGTGAGGGGAAAGATACTGGCCGATTAATGCTCGGTTCAATCGCGTGGAGTCAAATCGCACGAAGTGTCTTGTCTGCCGCTGTCGACGAAGACGAAGGACGACTCATCGTAACCAACACTAAGTCCAACCTTGCCCGCGGAAAGGTATCACGTGAAGCCCGCCTAGTTTCACATCCACTCGTTCTCGACGACGGGACGAAGACCGAACTTGGAACAATTCAATGGGGTGAATTCACCGACACGGCCGCCACCGACTTTCTTGACTCCACCATCGCCAACAACGAAGACGACCGCACCGAAGCAGAAGCCTGGCTCGAAGACTACTTAACCCTTCATGGCCCGAGTACAAGAGCGGCCGTTTTCAAAGCGGCGGCCCGGGAGAAGATCGCCTCCGAACGAACGATTAAACGGGCCTTCAAGAAGTTAGGCGGCACTTCGGAACAGGCCGGTTTCCCACGGCAAGCAACGTGGTCGCTTCCCAGTCGGGACAGTGAGGCCACTAAACGGCCTCGTGCATGTCAGAGTGGCCCAACTGGCCCAACTGGGAATGACCAGCAGAAACTGATTGGCCCAACTGTGGCAGAAAGCCAGTTGGGACACGTCCTAAAGAGTGGCCCAACTGAAAATCAAACCACCTCTAGGGCGGCGACTACCGACGTACGTAACTTGGTCCTCAACTGTCTAAGCCCCGATAACGGCATGACCATTAAGACCCTGAAGGGGTGCTTCACGAAGAAGGACTTAGCTCAAATCGGCGACATCGGAACTGTCCTCAATGCTCTAACGGATGAAGGCCTTGTTACCCGGGACGGCAAGGGAAAGTTCTCCCGTTCGCAAGCCGCCGCTTAA
- a CDS encoding helix-turn-helix domain-containing protein — protein sequence MPATVPKAITVREAASELGVAYSTLISAIRKNETPFPALKIGGRYTIPTRPFYEALGTPVGEVA from the coding sequence ATGCCTGCAACAGTCCCGAAGGCCATCACCGTCCGCGAGGCGGCGTCTGAACTCGGAGTCGCGTACTCCACCCTGATTTCCGCAATCCGGAAGAACGAAACTCCATTCCCGGCGCTGAAGATCGGTGGCCGGTACACCATCCCCACCCGCCCGTTCTACGAAGCACTGGGTACCCCAGTAGGGGAGGTCGCCTAA
- the polA gene encoding DNA polymerase I — protein MAFRAFYALPAENFSTSGGQHTNAVYGFLSMLANIVSEEEPDHIAVAFDVGRKTFRTEKFAEYKAQREAAPEAFRGQVDLIREVLDTLGITTLSVENYEADDILATIATQAGDYETLIVTGDRDYLQLVDDHTTVLYPIKGVSTLRRFTPEMVEEKYGLSPAQYPDFAALRGDPSDNLPSIPKVGEKTATKWILKYGNLDELLAHADEIKGVVGGNLRERIDQVRLNRELTQMVTDMDLDVGPDDLAFKTADVAEVAAKLDELEFGQNLRERILTAVPNNGEETAPEPAEDVTIDDEPLATWLDGRRHVAVFLHGDGRPGQGDAQAIGLVDGERHGIQAELAEISPADEKALKEWLESDAEKYFHEAKAAFHMLAGRGITLRGIAHDTAIAAYLLRPGQRSYALADVYQRHLHKSLATSDDQVSLLDDTSLIDQAAAVMELAEALTRQLQEIDSFELYTDMELPLSAILARMEATGIAVDLGTLHEQLDVFTNHVDQELADARSIAGDDKLNLNSPKQLQTVLFETLELPKTKKTKTGYSTAAKEIEQLAAKHPHPFLDHLLAHREYQKLKSTLEGLIKTVQPDGRIHTTFNQTVASTGRLSSAEPNLQNIPVRTEAGRRIRSGFVVGEGYETLLTADYSQIEMRVMAHLSEDPGLIEAYREGEDLHNYVGSKVFDVPVEEVTPELRRRVKAMSYGLVYGLSAYGLSQQLSIPAGEAKKIMESYFERFGGVQRYLAEVVDKARRDGYTATVFGRRRYLPELNSDNRMARENAERAALNAPIQGTAADIIKVAMLRVDKALAGFKSRVLLQVHDELVVEVAPGELADVRATVEREMDSAINLLVPLEVSTGEGHSWDSAAH, from the coding sequence ATGGCGTTCCGCGCCTTCTACGCGCTGCCCGCGGAGAACTTCTCCACGTCGGGCGGCCAGCACACCAACGCGGTCTACGGCTTTCTGTCTATGCTCGCGAACATCGTCAGCGAGGAAGAGCCGGACCACATCGCGGTCGCTTTCGACGTGGGACGCAAGACGTTCCGCACCGAGAAGTTCGCCGAGTACAAGGCCCAACGCGAGGCCGCCCCGGAGGCGTTCCGCGGCCAGGTGGATCTAATCCGGGAGGTGCTCGACACCCTGGGTATTACCACCCTGTCGGTGGAGAATTACGAGGCCGACGACATCCTGGCGACCATCGCCACGCAGGCCGGCGATTACGAGACCTTGATCGTCACTGGTGACCGCGACTACCTGCAGCTTGTCGATGACCACACCACCGTCTTGTACCCCATCAAGGGCGTGTCCACCCTGCGGCGTTTCACGCCGGAGATGGTGGAAGAAAAGTACGGATTGAGCCCGGCGCAGTACCCGGATTTCGCGGCGCTGCGCGGCGACCCGTCGGACAACCTGCCGTCGATTCCGAAGGTGGGGGAGAAGACCGCCACCAAGTGGATCCTGAAGTACGGCAACCTCGATGAGCTGCTCGCCCACGCCGACGAGATCAAGGGCGTCGTGGGCGGCAACCTGCGCGAGCGCATCGACCAGGTGCGGCTCAACCGCGAGCTGACGCAGATGGTCACCGACATGGATCTGGACGTCGGGCCGGACGACCTGGCCTTTAAAACCGCCGACGTCGCAGAGGTGGCTGCGAAGCTCGACGAGCTGGAGTTCGGCCAGAACTTGCGTGAGCGCATCCTTACCGCGGTGCCGAACAACGGCGAGGAGACCGCGCCCGAGCCGGCGGAAGACGTCACCATCGACGATGAGCCGCTGGCGACGTGGCTGGACGGCCGCCGTCACGTCGCGGTGTTCCTCCATGGCGACGGCCGCCCGGGCCAGGGCGACGCGCAGGCTATCGGGCTGGTGGACGGCGAGCGCCACGGCATCCAGGCCGAGCTGGCGGAGATTTCGCCTGCGGACGAGAAGGCGTTAAAGGAGTGGCTGGAGTCTGATGCGGAGAAGTACTTCCACGAAGCCAAGGCGGCGTTCCACATGCTGGCTGGCCGCGGCATCACACTGCGGGGCATTGCCCACGACACCGCCATCGCCGCGTACCTGTTGCGGCCGGGGCAGCGAAGCTACGCGCTTGCCGATGTCTACCAGCGCCACCTCCACAAGTCCCTGGCCACCTCGGACGACCAGGTGAGCCTGCTCGATGACACCAGCCTCATCGACCAGGCGGCGGCCGTGATGGAACTGGCCGAGGCGCTTACCCGCCAGCTGCAGGAGATCGACTCCTTCGAGCTGTACACCGACATGGAGCTGCCGCTTTCGGCCATCCTGGCACGCATGGAGGCCACCGGCATCGCGGTGGATCTGGGTACCCTCCACGAGCAGCTGGACGTGTTTACCAACCACGTGGACCAAGAACTCGCGGACGCGCGGTCTATCGCTGGCGACGACAAGCTCAACCTCAATTCGCCGAAGCAACTGCAGACAGTGTTGTTTGAAACGCTGGAGCTGCCGAAGACGAAGAAGACCAAGACCGGGTATTCCACCGCGGCTAAGGAGATCGAGCAGCTGGCGGCCAAGCACCCGCACCCGTTCTTGGATCACCTGTTGGCCCACCGCGAGTACCAGAAGCTCAAGAGCACCCTCGAGGGGCTCATCAAGACGGTGCAGCCGGACGGGCGCATCCATACCACGTTCAACCAGACGGTGGCATCGACAGGCAGGCTGTCGTCGGCCGAACCGAACCTGCAGAACATCCCGGTGCGCACCGAGGCCGGCCGCCGCATTCGCTCCGGCTTCGTGGTGGGCGAGGGCTACGAGACGCTGCTGACCGCCGACTACTCGCAGATCGAGATGCGTGTGATGGCGCACCTCTCGGAGGACCCCGGGCTTATCGAGGCCTACCGCGAGGGCGAAGACCTGCACAACTACGTCGGCTCGAAAGTCTTCGACGTGCCGGTTGAGGAGGTCACCCCGGAGCTGCGTCGCCGCGTGAAGGCGATGTCCTACGGCTTGGTCTACGGCCTGTCCGCCTATGGCCTGTCCCAGCAGCTGTCCATCCCGGCGGGCGAGGCGAAGAAGATCATGGAGTCCTACTTCGAGCGCTTCGGCGGCGTGCAGCGCTACCTCGCGGAGGTCGTGGACAAGGCGCGCCGCGATGGCTATACCGCCACCGTCTTTGGGCGCCGCCGCTACCTGCCGGAGCTCAATTCGGACAACCGGATGGCCCGCGAGAATGCGGAGCGCGCCGCGCTCAACGCGCCGATCCAGGGCACCGCGGCGGACATCATCAAGGTCGCGATGCTGCGCGTGGATAAAGCCCTGGCCGGCTTCAAGTCCCGTGTGCTGCTACAGGTCCACGACGAGCTCGTGGTCGAGGTGGCGCCCGGCGAGCTTGCCGATGTCCGCGCCACCGTCGAGCGCGAAATGGACTCGGCGATCAACCTGCTTGTCCCGCTTGAGGTTTCTACGGGCGAGGGGCACAGCTGGGACTCCGCCGCGCACTAG
- a CDS encoding IS30 family transposase — MTSRRCAFLELRLEGFSRLEAAEKTGVSKAMSYPVQQGLMTPKANSKRFVPAGPDAERYNRLMALLEFGRKDIRIAGQSIPFAAVDKTISPRYLSITDREYIADCRREGMSMRAIARKMGRAPSTISREPARDCVHGGAYRPCSAHRLSVRRRLRPKPRKLDRNKRLAAAVDAGLKERLSPEQIAGRLPVDYPDDQTMRVSHETIYQSLFIQGKGHLKKDIQQALRRGRARRRSQVKRKRPRFGDEMLMISDRPAEVADRAVPGHWEGDLIIGKAGQSAIGTLVERSTRYVMLLHLPDKHDAVTVKDKLIETIEKLPQHLRASLTWDRGREMAHHKQFSVKTGCPVYFCDPASPWQRGSNENTNGLLRQYFPKGTDLSVHTETDLEFVACQLNRRPRKTLGFYTPAEKLAELLNSHPINDNECCNDH; from the coding sequence ATGACGAGTCGTCGGTGTGCCTTTCTCGAGTTGCGTCTTGAGGGCTTTTCCCGGCTGGAAGCAGCGGAAAAGACTGGGGTGAGCAAAGCGATGTCCTATCCGGTCCAGCAGGGTTTAATGACACCGAAAGCGAACTCGAAGCGTTTTGTGCCTGCTGGTCCTGATGCAGAGCGTTATAACCGGCTTATGGCGTTGCTGGAATTTGGTCGGAAAGATATCCGAATCGCAGGTCAGTCGATTCCGTTCGCGGCTGTCGATAAGACAATCAGCCCGCGGTATCTGTCGATTACAGACCGCGAATACATCGCAGATTGTCGCCGTGAGGGCATGTCGATGCGCGCGATTGCGCGAAAGATGGGACGGGCCCCATCGACTATCAGCAGAGAACCCGCCCGCGACTGTGTCCACGGTGGCGCATACCGGCCGTGTAGTGCCCACCGGTTGAGCGTGCGGCGTCGTTTGCGGCCGAAGCCCCGGAAGTTAGATCGGAATAAGCGCTTGGCAGCGGCGGTCGACGCTGGGCTGAAAGAGCGGTTGTCGCCAGAGCAAATCGCTGGCCGTTTGCCGGTGGACTACCCCGATGACCAGACTATGCGTGTGAGTCATGAAACCATCTACCAGTCACTGTTCATCCAGGGCAAAGGGCATTTGAAAAAAGATATCCAACAAGCCCTCCGCCGCGGGCGCGCGAGACGTCGGTCGCAGGTCAAACGCAAACGCCCACGGTTCGGCGACGAGATGTTGATGATTTCCGACAGGCCTGCCGAAGTTGCCGACCGGGCTGTGCCCGGTCATTGGGAAGGTGACTTGATTATCGGCAAAGCCGGCCAATCTGCGATCGGCACCCTCGTCGAACGATCCACCCGGTATGTGATGTTGTTGCATCTTCCCGACAAACACGATGCGGTCACTGTCAAAGACAAGCTCATCGAGACGATCGAGAAGCTTCCGCAGCATCTGCGGGCATCGCTGACCTGGGACAGAGGCCGCGAAATGGCCCACCACAAACAATTCAGCGTAAAAACCGGCTGCCCGGTGTATTTCTGCGACCCAGCATCACCGTGGCAGCGCGGCAGCAACGAAAACACCAACGGACTGCTCCGCCAGTACTTTCCCAAAGGCACCGACTTGAGCGTGCACACCGAAACCGACTTAGAGTTCGTCGCCTGCCAACTCAACCGACGCCCACGCAAAACCCTCGGGTTCTACACCCCCGCAGAGAAACTCGCCGAACTGCTAAACTCCCACCCCATCAACGACAACGAGTGTTGCAACGATCACTAG
- a CDS encoding helix-turn-helix domain-containing protein: MSKPLSFGMAVEGVRKYLGLSRTELQRRLAQNDTPIHMTTLRRIESGEQEPKLSDAQAISKALGVSLEVLTSSEAVPQGLFELALCRATLADKTNAALSSLHEWEQAGIKLAKSISEAENFGIDGPQLAEARTDLRDNFDLSNLTAKLKDYSEARKYWAEYLEDRAANG, from the coding sequence ATGAGCAAACCTCTAAGTTTCGGGATGGCCGTAGAAGGCGTCCGCAAGTACTTAGGGCTGTCACGCACAGAACTGCAACGCCGGCTTGCCCAAAACGACACCCCGATCCACATGACCACTCTTCGCCGCATAGAAAGCGGGGAACAGGAACCTAAGCTGTCAGACGCTCAAGCCATTTCTAAGGCACTAGGCGTCTCTCTAGAGGTTCTAACGTCCAGCGAGGCCGTTCCCCAAGGCCTATTCGAGCTCGCTCTATGCCGCGCCACATTGGCAGATAAAACTAACGCTGCCTTGTCGAGTCTCCACGAGTGGGAACAGGCAGGAATCAAACTTGCGAAGTCCATCTCCGAGGCCGAAAATTTCGGCATAGATGGACCCCAGTTAGCAGAGGCTCGAACGGACCTCAGGGACAACTTCGATTTGAGTAACCTAACTGCAAAGCTCAAGGACTATTCTGAGGCCAGAAAGTACTGGGCAGAATACTTGGAGGATCGCGCGGCCAATGGCTAG
- a CDS encoding tyrosine-type recombinase/integrase encodes MTPHGLRHTAASLLISAGATVLVVSRQLGHEDAAMTLNTYADLFDDDLGSVSAKMADLWS; translated from the coding sequence ATCACCCCGCACGGTTTAAGGCACACCGCGGCGTCGCTGCTTATCAGTGCTGGGGCAACCGTTCTGGTGGTGAGCAGGCAGCTGGGGCACGAGGACGCGGCCATGACGCTAAATACTTATGCGGATCTTTTTGATGATGATTTGGGGTCTGTGTCTGCGAAAATGGCGGATTTGTGGTCCTGA
- a CDS encoding tyrosine-type recombinase/integrase, whose amino-acid sequence MARGRPATPPGTWGTISTKQLPNGNWQASTWLRLYTGRTKRKRGNGTTKTAAINRLKFNCQEELGTTGDGPLSPSSPLNDALDQWLRQKSDEVREVSYDRYVSAANNHIRPEIGALRLNELQPSRLNVWLKRLSPGPRDTVRTVLNGVFRMAVRDGLMRGNPMTVLERVKSTKKQVRALSSSELTRYRANISASQNDTLIDVVDLCLATGLRAGEALGLRWQDIHLHDDVPYLEVAGTLVYSKSNGHFRSPVPKTDSSRRSVRIARAIQPMLQRREEKYVNFIEPVFPSATGTYIPEANFNRLHRKWRGEEFHWVTVHTLRKTLSTNLSERYGAHAASIVLGHETDRLTQSTYIHKDGRRVDLSDVVDGYLGRGE is encoded by the coding sequence ATGGCTAGAGGGCGCCCTGCAACCCCGCCCGGAACTTGGGGCACAATTTCCACGAAGCAACTTCCGAACGGTAACTGGCAGGCTTCCACATGGCTCAGGCTCTACACCGGCCGCACGAAACGGAAACGAGGCAACGGCACCACAAAGACCGCCGCCATCAACCGCCTTAAGTTCAACTGCCAGGAAGAACTAGGCACAACCGGCGACGGGCCCCTATCCCCCTCGAGCCCGCTCAACGACGCGCTAGACCAATGGTTACGCCAGAAAAGCGACGAAGTAAGGGAAGTGTCCTACGACCGTTACGTGTCCGCTGCGAACAACCACATCCGTCCCGAAATCGGGGCCCTTCGTCTCAACGAGTTGCAGCCTTCGAGGCTCAATGTGTGGTTGAAGCGCCTCTCCCCCGGCCCGCGGGACACGGTGAGAACCGTACTCAACGGGGTGTTCCGCATGGCGGTTCGGGACGGGCTCATGCGCGGTAACCCCATGACCGTGCTTGAGCGCGTGAAGTCAACGAAGAAGCAGGTGCGCGCCCTTTCCAGTAGTGAGCTTACCCGTTACCGGGCGAACATCTCAGCTTCCCAGAACGACACCCTGATCGATGTAGTGGACTTGTGTCTAGCTACGGGGCTTAGGGCAGGGGAAGCTCTCGGGTTGCGGTGGCAGGACATCCACCTACACGACGACGTCCCATATCTCGAAGTGGCGGGGACTCTCGTGTACTCGAAATCTAATGGTCATTTTCGGAGCCCGGTGCCGAAGACTGATTCGTCCCGCCGGTCAGTGCGGATCGCCCGCGCAATCCAACCTATGCTTCAGCGGCGTGAAGAGAAGTACGTCAACTTCATTGAGCCGGTGTTTCCCTCCGCTACGGGAACGTACATCCCTGAAGCTAACTTCAACCGGCTACACCGGAAGTGGCGCGGGGAAGAATTCCATTGGGTAACGGTGCACACGCTCAGGAAAACGTTGTCGACGAACCTAAGCGAGCGGTACGGAGCGCACGCCGCGTCAATCGTGCTCGGTCATGAAACCGATCGTCTTACGCAGTCGACGTATATCCATAAAGACGGGCGCCGCGTGGACCTGAGCGACGTGGTTGACGGGTATCTAGGTCGAGGTGAATAG
- the rpsA gene encoding 30S ribosomal protein S1, producing MPTSNTPQVAINDIGTAEDFLAAVDQTIKYFNDGDIVSGTVVKVDHDEVLLDIGFKTEGVIPTRELSIKHDVDPDEVVEVGDEIDALVLTKEDKEGRLILSKKRAQYERAWGTIEDLQERDEPVTGTVIEVVKGGLILDIGLRGFLPASLVEMRRVRDLEPYVGQELEAKIIELDKHRNNVVLSRRAYLEQTQSEVRSEFLHQLQKGQVRKGVVSSIVNFGAFVDLGGVDGLVHVSELSWKHIDHPSEVVTVGDEVTVEVLDVDLDRERVSLSLKATQEDPWRVFARTHAVGQIVPGKVTKLVPFGAFVRVEEGIEGLVHISELAQRHVEVPDQVVNVGEEIMVKVIDIDLERRRISLSIKQADEDYTEEFDPSKYGMADSYDEQGNYVFPEGFDPETNEWLEGYDEQRQEWEARYAESERRFQLHSEQIQRHREAAAEAAEAGEDANFSSESQDAAPASSTTEEAGSLASDEQLAKLRDKLAGN from the coding sequence ATGCCCACTTCCAACACCCCTCAGGTAGCGATCAACGACATCGGTACCGCTGAGGACTTCCTCGCAGCGGTCGACCAGACCATCAAGTACTTCAACGACGGCGACATCGTGTCCGGCACCGTCGTCAAGGTCGACCACGACGAGGTTCTGCTCGACATCGGCTTCAAGACCGAAGGCGTCATCCCGACCCGCGAGCTGTCCATCAAGCACGACGTCGACCCGGACGAGGTCGTCGAGGTCGGCGATGAGATTGACGCGCTTGTTCTCACCAAGGAGGACAAGGAAGGCCGCTTGATCCTGTCCAAGAAGCGCGCCCAGTACGAGCGCGCCTGGGGCACCATCGAGGATCTCCAGGAGCGCGACGAGCCGGTCACCGGTACCGTCATCGAGGTCGTCAAGGGCGGCCTCATCCTGGACATCGGTCTGCGCGGCTTCCTGCCGGCATCGCTGGTTGAGATGCGCCGCGTCCGCGACCTGGAACCGTACGTCGGCCAGGAGCTCGAGGCGAAGATCATCGAGCTGGACAAGCACCGCAACAACGTCGTGCTGTCCCGACGCGCCTACCTCGAGCAGACCCAGTCCGAGGTCCGCTCCGAGTTCCTGCACCAGCTGCAGAAGGGTCAGGTCCGCAAGGGCGTTGTGTCCTCCATCGTCAACTTCGGTGCCTTCGTGGACCTGGGCGGTGTCGACGGCCTGGTGCACGTCTCCGAGCTGTCCTGGAAGCACATCGACCACCCGTCCGAGGTTGTCACCGTGGGCGACGAGGTCACCGTCGAGGTTCTCGACGTCGACCTGGACCGCGAGCGCGTGTCCCTGTCCCTGAAGGCCACCCAGGAAGATCCGTGGCGCGTCTTCGCCCGCACCCACGCTGTGGGTCAGATCGTCCCGGGCAAGGTCACCAAGCTCGTCCCGTTCGGCGCGTTCGTCCGCGTCGAGGAGGGCATCGAGGGCCTGGTTCACATCTCCGAGCTGGCGCAGCGCCACGTCGAGGTCCCGGACCAGGTTGTCAACGTCGGCGAAGAGATCATGGTCAAGGTCATCGACATCGACCTCGAGCGTCGTCGCATCTCCCTGTCCATCAAGCAGGCCGACGAGGACTACACCGAGGAGTTCGATCCGTCGAAGTACGGCATGGCCGACTCCTACGACGAGCAGGGCAACTACGTCTTCCCGGAGGGCTTCGACCCGGAGACCAACGAGTGGCTCGAGGGCTACGACGAGCAGCGCCAGGAGTGGGAGGCACGCTACGCCGAGTCCGAGCGTCGCTTCCAGCTCCACTCCGAGCAGATCCAGCGCCACCGCGAAGCAGCCGCCGAGGCTGCCGAGGCCGGCGAGGACGCCAACTTCTCCTCCGAGTCGCAGGACGCAGCTCCGGCGTCCAGCACCACCGAGGAGGCTGGCTCCCTGGCTTCCGACGAGCAGCTGGCTAAGCTGCGCGACAAGCTGGCCGGCAACTAA